The DNA window GCGCAGTGCGCGCACCGGTGCAGGTGCTGCTCGGCCAGGGCCCGTTCCACGTGGGAAAGGCCGCCCTCGGCGAGCTGCTCCAGCGTCCAGTATGGCAGGTGTCCGGTTGCGTCCGTCACGATGGCCTCTGATCTCGTTCGGTCCGTTGCATGATAGGAGTACGGAGCCGCCGGCTCCGGAGTTTCAGCTGTCGATATACCGAATTCAACGCTACACCCGCAGGTGCTGCAGCGTGTCGCGCAGCTCGTTGCGGCCGCGGTGGATGTACGTCTTTACGGTGCCCAGCGGCAGGGCCATGATCTCGGCGATTTCCTGGTACTCGCGCCCTTCCACGTGGCGCAGCAGGATGGCGGCCCGGTACTCCGGCCGCAGCTTGCCGATGGCCTGCTCGATCTCTTCGCCCAGCTCCTTGGCCTCCAGCAGCTCCTCGGGATTTTCGTCCTCGGAAACGATGGTGATGGCCGAGGCCTCCATCTCGTCGCTGGTCACCGCGTTGCGCGAGCCGTCGATGGACACCGTCTTCAGCTCCTTCCGGCGGATCCAGTCGATCGTCAGGTTCGTGGCGATCTTGAAGATCCAGCTGCTGAACTTGTAGCGCGGATCGTACCGCCCGATGTGGTTGAACACCCGGACGAACGTTTCCTGCGCAAGGTCCTCCGCCTGCTCCCGGTCGCGGATCATCCGGAAGATGATGGAAAACACCGGCCGCTGGTAACGGTCCAGCAGCTCTCGATACGCCTTCTCGCTGCCCAGCTGGGCGCGAGTGACGAGCTCGTGGTCGGATACAGGTGTTGCGTTCACCGCTTGTATTTGTGGGTCCGAAAAGAATCAGACTCGGAGGGGCAGTACGCGCGGGCCGGGCGCGAGGTTTCAATCCGCGCCGCAGGCTTGCTCGCGGCTTGGGGGGGCGGCTACTTTCACCGGCCTGTATTCTAAGTTGCACAACGGATTTACGACATGCCGAGCACCCCTGCGCCGCGTACGGCGCTTCCCGCTCCGGGCCACAAGGCGGCCCACGTGCGGCAGATGTTCAGCTCCATCGCGCCCAGCTACGACCTGCT is part of the Longimicrobium sp. genome and encodes:
- a CDS encoding sigma-70 family RNA polymerase sigma factor, which codes for MNATPVSDHELVTRAQLGSEKAYRELLDRYQRPVFSIIFRMIRDREQAEDLAQETFVRVFNHIGRYDPRYKFSSWIFKIATNLTIDWIRRKELKTVSIDGSRNAVTSDEMEASAITIVSEDENPEELLEAKELGEEIEQAIGKLRPEYRAAILLRHVEGREYQEIAEIMALPLGTVKTYIHRGRNELRDTLQHLRV